Genomic segment of Trichoderma breve strain T069 chromosome 7 map unlocalized scaffold00007, whole genome shotgun sequence:
AGTATTTCTGATGCCAGCAATTCTTAACCCTCTGCCAGGTTACATTCACACACAACTGTTGCCCCTATCTCGGTTACAtcttgaggaagaagctAACTATGCGATATGCCCTGTATTTCCACCACGTCCCAAGCCATGCTCACCCgcctctctctgtctcccGACCTACAGACAAAAACATTTATGCCCGAGACATGACACCCCAGGCACGAATGATGTTGTCAGTGTAACCAGCGAACAGAGTCTGGCCATCAGCAGACCAGGCCAAGCTGACACACTCGGGCTCCCGGCTCTTCTTGCCAACGGAGGTGAACTCGGGCTTGAGCTCGTCaaccttgctcttcttctcaagatcgaagatgatgatgctgctggcggtGGCAGCGCACAGCCAGTATCGGTtgggggagaagacgagggcgTGGATCTCGTCGTTGGCGTTGAGGGAGTACAGGTGCTTGGACTCGTTGAGGTCCCAGAGCATGGTGGTACCGTCCTTGCCACCAGAGGCGCAGAGAGAGCCATCGGGGGAGATGGTGACGGTGTTGATGTAGCCGGTGTGGCCGATGTGGTCGgtctgcagcttgcagcTGGACAGCTCCCAAACCTATTGGACATTGTATGTTAGAATAAGTGCTAAACATGCCAAGTCGGAGGATATATCATGGATATGtgctgttttcttcttctttccttctcttattataaaaaaaggagagagaataAAACAAATTCAGGGCAAAGTGGATAAAAAGTTTGTctcattgccattgctggctCTGAAGTAGCAAATACTTGAGAAATTGCAGTACATCATAAAAATGGTGTATTTTGTCATGGAGGGGGAGCGCAGAGCAAAAGCGGAAAACACGTACCTTGACCAACTTGTCCCAACCGCTGGAAACAATCACAGGGTTCTGGGGGTTGGGGCTGAATCGGACGCAGGAAACCCACTCAGTGTGGCCCTTGTCGGTGATGGTGTACTTGCAGTCACCGAGGGTGTTCCACAGCTTGATGGTGCGGTCACGAGAGCCGGAGACAATCTGTCGGTTGTCGGCGGAGAAGGAGACGGAGAGAACATCGTTGGTGTGGCCGACGAATCTTCGGGTGGTGGTGCCAGTAGCGAGCTCCCACAGACGGAGGGTCTTGTCCCAAGAGGCAGACAGGGCGTAGGCACCGTCAGAGGAGATGACCTGTTCAAAACAACTGATATCAGCCCAcaatcctttcttttcccaatCATCACCGGCATCTGGGGGCGGAGCATACACAGTCGGACACAATGTGGGAGTGGCCGTGGAGGGATCGCTTGGGGTATCCGTATTGAGTCTCGTCGCGTGTGAGGTTCCAGATGATCAGGGTCTTGTCTCGGCTACCAGACAGGAGCATGTTGGGGCTGTTTTCCTGTTAGTTCAACGGATCGACTGTACTCGTGAAGATCGCAAAGCCATCGTACTTCTCCATTGAGGTGGCCAAGCTGGTAACCCAGCCATTCTGTATCAAAATTGTCAGTCCCTATATCGAAATTGCAGAAACGGCAGCGATGGGGGGGAGAAGTCGTACGTGGCCCTCGAGGGTACCTTTGAGGATCAGTTGTTCAGCCATTGTGTACAGCCTCGCCTCTGCGCAAAGGATTGAAGAGATGGGTGAGGAAAGAGAGTTTTAGCTGGTGAAGACCACTTCTCTTCTGCAAAGCCGAATGTTAAGCTCTCGAGGTTGGGGCTGGCTGAAATTGTGAATTTTTTGTGTGGGCGAAAAATTAGGGCCGAGCGATGCgattggctgccgctgctgagTAAGGTGGGAAATCTTGGCTATCAATCCGTTATCTGCTAGTGCACTTTAGCACCACCAAATATGCAGTATGAGGGGTGCCGTTTGAAGAAGTACGTATATATCACAATATGAGCCTAGGCAAACAGACTGTTCGGATTCTAGGAGAACGAGACTATTGTAAATAATGCCTGTTGTGAAAATTATATGGGTTAATTTGAATCATTTCGTATCTGTAGATGAGGATCCAGAAGAGGTGGGATTCATATAATtagagagaagagcagcattgGTGTATGTAACCCCTCCCTTTTGACGAACCATTACTCCATTGGGCTGAGCTTCAAGGATCTGCCATTGAGTCGTCCGATGTGCAGCAGTGCTAAAGTGCTGTCCAGGTTTCTGGGTCCGGAGAATGCTACTAGTGATTCTCTGCTACTGAGAACTACCAACTTACGTATGTCCTAATAAACAAAAGGCACTCTGGAGTAAAGGGGCACTGCATTCCTTCTATATCCCATGACTTTGTACCCTAAGTAGAACAAATAATTACACAGAAGAATCACAATGCTTGATGATATGCTATGCTgtctttggcgtctttgaaaaaaagatgcctTTTTAGTCACGCAGCTTTCGCTGTAGACGATTTCAAGGGGAGGGAGTACCAAACTCTTGGCGATTAGTCGCTTTGATCAAGCTAGAAAGCTTGCGTTAACCCCCCGTTTGTGCCGTTTCAAAGGTGAAAACGGCTTGGTGCCGGTTTGCGAGTTGAAAGCGCTTGTCGCGGAGGATTTTATTCTTCTTGGTCGACCTGCCGGTGTTTCCACGGCTGGGACTCCTTCCACggtctcatcttcctctAGTATGATATCGTTAGTCTTGTTCAGAagttttctcttcctcttcttgtgCTCAAAAACAGAGCTAGGGTCAGTCGTTGTAGTTTCATGAAGCGTTTTCCTTTTGGGAGGTGCTGTATCATCGGAGTCGACATCCTTAGATGTCTCTTCGTCTTGAGGGTCTTCAGACCTCACACGTGCTATCTTCCGAACAGAAGCGGTGAGTTTGGACAAGTGGTCTTCATCCTCTGCTGTTATAGTTGCAGTTGCTGTAGCAGCAGTAGTagttgctttcttctttgatttCAGCTTTTCTCGAGGCCGCAAAGGTGTCGTAGTCTCGAGTTCGGCATCTGGTGCTATTATGGGCTTGGCATCAGATGATTTGTTTGCCATCACGAGTGGTgatgcatcatcagctcCGGGTTGTGCAAGCACATCGTCGAGCGTCAGTCCCAGGCCGTTGGTTTCTTTGGTGGTAGTGTCTTTTATCTTGTTGAGGAGCGGCGTGATTGAAAAGGTTGATTTTTCTCCCACGGCTGCTTGCTCTATTGTGCGCTTGTTCCTGCGCGACAGCCTCTCCTTATTTGTTAGAGATTGATCTTTTGCCCGAGCTTTCGTCGTCGCTTCTTGGTTGTTACTGGTATTTCCGCCCTCCGATTCGTCCTCTTTCGAGCTAGGTTGAGGTGCCTTGAGTTCTTTCCGCACGTCACGAAGCTCCTTTTGTGAAtctttcaacttcttttccaGTTTTGATATTCTCTGTTCCAGCTTATCGTTCTGGCGTTCTGATTCTTCTAGCTCCTTCCGATGATTTGACTTGATGTTTTCGCgttgtctctcttcttcagccaacTTTTCCGTGACTTTGTCCAAAGCTGCTCGAAGTTCGCTCATGTCTTCGCTTTCGCCGTTTGTCTTCCCAGGCTTTGACTGTTTCTTGCTCGCGAGCTCCGTCTTCCGTTGTTCGGATAACATCTTTTCGTAATTCGTGACTTGCTGCTTTAAAAGCTCCATTTCTGGTCGCAACTGTTGCAGTTCCTTCGTAAGGGCCAAATTCTCATCTAAAGCCTTGCTCAAATCTTGCATATGGGCCTCGCTTGACTTTGTCTCCGCCTTTGGCTTATTAGCAAGGGGATTGCGGTTGTATTCGTTCCAATATGACTTACAGCCGCATCATCTGCCTCAATTGCGGCGTCTTTGATCTGCGCATCCTTGGGCTGATTTTGTGCCTTGAATCCATCAAGCTCGACGCGCAATTGATCACCATCTCGTGACAGAGCCTTTATTTCTTCATCCTTCGCTGTGCACTTGTCTTGTAGCCGAGTGTTCTCATctcgaagcagcagcacgcgCAGCTGCAGACGAcgagcatcttcatcccgGCTGATGAGGTCGGTTTTGTGGCGGTTCTGCTGATATTCAAGGTCAAGAGCGTGAAGACGCGTCGTGCGCTGAAAAGGCTTCACATCAGCACACCGTCAAAGCATCGGCGATAAAGGGGATGGCTACCTCAATCAAGTCGGCGCTCATGGCTGTCATTCATTCAAGACCAAAGAGATACGTGATTATGATGGGAATACCTCCAATGAAAAGATGAATTTCAGAATAAATCTGGCGATTGTTGAGAACGCTCTTTTACGTTATCGCAGCTGCATCTCCGATTCGCCCAGGCCGTCTGACATGGTAAACAACAGGCAAACATGCAAGTTCTCAACTGCTAACAATTAGCTGCCGAGTCGGAGCAACCTTGGCGACAGGAATGGAGCTTGGTGAAAGGAGTAGAAAGAACCTAGAGTATACTTTCTACCGCACGCTTGAAATACGGTACCTTGAGTAGCTAGGAGTAGAAGCTACCTTGTGCTAGTATCATACGCTAGCCTTATATGGTCAAGAGCTAGTGGATGCATTACATAATCATGAAACGGGACAGCTTTGGTGAcagcacagcagcaacacTTGGCAGCTTAGTTGGCCGCATCGCAAGCTGTGCTTAGACTTAGACGGTTTGACACAACAGCTGCAAACAACCGCAAAGATGCGCATCCTGTCGTCAATTGCACCTTTGCTCCTGCTCATTGGCGGGAGTCTCGCAAAGAAGGCGCAGACCGATTCCTACGAGGAATTCAATAAGCTGGCGCAGCGCTCATCCCCGATCAAGTTGAATGATGCCACCTATGCCTCTCTGACGACCGCCCCGAGGAACCACAGTGTCGCTGTCCTTCTCACTGCTCTGGAAACTAGATTTGGCTGCCAGCTTTGTCAGGAGTTCCAGCCCGAGTGGGATCTTCTAGGAAAGAGCTGGACTAAGGGCGACAAGACTGGCGAATCTCGGTTGATCTTTGGCACCTTGGATTTTGCTGATGGCCGCGAAACCTTCATTTCGGTGGGTAGTAAAGCTGCAattggatggagatgaaccTCATGGGCATGCTAACGCATCAATTCGTACCACAGCTTGGCCTTCAAACAGCCCCGGTGCTCATGCTGTTCAACCCAACCGTAGGACCTCATGCCGCAACCTCCCCAGAACCCTCTCGATACGACTTCACAGCAGGGTAAATCGACAGTCTCCAACGCTGCACGTTGCCATTGATGCTAATCATATCACAggcctccagctgctgaaCAGGTCCATTCCTGGCTCTCCCGACAACTGCCAAACAGACCGCATCCCGCTGTAAAGCGACCAATTAACTGGCTCCGATGGGCTTCGACTATTACTCTGGTTCTTGGTGTTGGCACTGCGCTGGTGAGCGCATCTTCCTACGTGCTGCCCATCATCCAGAACCGCAACATTTGGGCCTCCGTCAGCCTGATCGCCATCCTTCTCTTCACTAGCGGACACATGTTCAACCACATCCGGAAAGTGCCGTACATTGTCGGAGATGGTAAGGGTGGAGTTAGCTACATTGCAGGCGGATTCCAGAGCCAACTTGGCCTGGAAACCCAGATCGTTGCTGCCATCTGTAAGACAAACTTCTTTTATACCATTTTGTTCAGAAAGCTAATGCACTGTGTGATAGATGGAATACTCTCCTTTTGCGCCATTACTCTGGCTGTCAAGGTTCCGCGTATGGCCGACTCCAAGACTCAGCAAGTTGCGGTTGTTGTCTGGAGCATCACACTGTTCCTCGTCTACAGCTTCCTCTTGAGCGTTTTCCGGGTCAAGAATGGCGGTTACCCATTCTCACTGCCACCTTTCATGTAAATGAAATGGCTAAGAAGAACAGAAAGTCGAGATATCGTGCATTAGGCACGTCATAAGTGAGAAGGCTGCATCCATTGAGCAGTCCCCACCATTGGAGATCTCAGCGGTGGTCAGTAGAAGCATTGCGCTGAGTATAGCTATGTGATTTCCGCATTCCGAATTCACCTGGTGTCATGGCACGCGCGTGCCGTCGCAATGGGCATGATTCatgtaaaaaaaaacttgtGTTTCTATCTGGGTCTTTATCGGAAACACGAATCCGAATAAATTGCAGTTTTTGAGAATGTACGTTGGTAGTAGAGAATTTCAGGCGCCGTTGAAACAGCTGCGATATGCTTTTGACATGGCCGATTACATGGATGGATATACATGGCCTCTATGTAGCTAACCAAACGGATAGCTTCATGTCATGCGCAAAGCATTGTCGGGTCCAGATTGTTACTACACCATTGAGGTGCCTAATCAGCCTAGCAGCTTCGATATCCATGGCCTCTTATGCGCTCTGGTTAACGAAGTTGCAACACACGTCGCTAGCCTATCGATCTCACCAAATTGATCCTTGATAGCCTCCTGTTCTCCGCGATCTGACTCTCCTGCCGCGTTGACCTTGGAAATTTCCGCGGTTGGGGCGCTTGGTAGGCCTCCCTGGAGCCGTGTAGCCTGAGCTGGGGAAGCCAGAGGGTAGCAAGTCCCTATTCTCCATCTCGATCCCACTCGACTACGGCCTTGTCCATCAGTTCATCGAGAGTCAGTTCGGGACCATCGCCGCAGCCAGCTACCTTGTAGCGCGCTTCGATGCGAAATCGGAAATCATAGAAAGACGGTCCTAGGTTTTGGAAAAAATAATAACTGGCGGAGTTCCTGGGGAAAGTCAAGTTGCATGCGGTCTATTTCGTGGAGGCGATCCTTAAAGGCTAGGATGTAGTCCCTGATGTCGTGATAATACTGCAGGTTATCTGTGCTTAAACCCTTTACGAGTTCTACAATGTAATTGGCTCTGGCTTCATTTCTGGAGGTCGCGATAGGCCGTTGGGGCGCCTGCATGTTGACGTATCTTCTCTCCATGCCATATAGCGTGAGCAGCACCGACGAATGCTAGCTGGAGAGTCCGTATTCATTCGATTCCAGTATGCGCCTTGGTTGGCGAAGTTGCAACACACGCCGCTAGCTTATCGATACACCCCACTTACTGGGGTTAGCTGGTTTAGTTGGCTCGTTGCGGCGCCGTGCCTTAGTCAGCTAGTCGTACCCTAATTGCCCTCACTGACCGCTCTGCCACTAGCTCAGCAACGGACCAATCAGAGCCCCAATCGAAGTCCCAAGCCCTGAAATTTCTGGGAAAAGTTCACCTTGATATTCACGGCCATCGTCGACTTTACAATAGCCTATCATCAAGCTTTTCAGCAACAGCCGTCGCCATGGGTACGTGAAAAAAAACTGATATAGCCTGTGTATGCGAGTGGTGATGATACCTCGTGTATCTCGCTGCGACTTGAGCGCCGTCTTTTCACAAAGATGTGCTGCCATTTTTGAGCATGAACCATCTGGCTGACGACGGTTTTCCAATTTTCCAGGTATCGATCTCGACCGCCACCACGTCAAGGGCACTCACCGCAAGGCCCCCAAGAGCGACAATGTCTACTTGAAGCTCCTGGTCAAGCTGTACCGCTTCCTGGCTCGTAAGTTGGAATCCGAAATCGTGGCACGAAAGCTTTCGTGCTGGCTGCATTGAGCGACTAACGTTTTTTTGCGATACCAGGCCGAACCGATGCCGCTTTCAACAAGGTTGTTCTCCGACGACTTTTCATGTCCAAGATCAACCGCCCTCCCGTTTCCCTGTCCCGCATTGTTTCCAACATcggcaaggaggagaagcgcacCGTCGTCATTGTCGGCACCGTCACCGATGACAACCGTCTCCTGACCTTCCCCAAGGCCACCGTTGCCGCCCTCCGCTTCACTGCCACCGCCCGTGCCCGCATTgtcgctgctggtggtgaggcCATCACCCTGGACCAGCTTGCTCTCCGTGCTCCTACCGGTAGCAACACCCTGATCCTCCGTGGACCCAAGAACAGCCGTGAGGCCGTCAAGCACTTCGGCTTCGGTCCCCACAAGCACAAGGTACGCCATATTTGGACTTGGCAATCGTTTAATAATACTAACCCGTGTTACAGAAACCCTTCGTCGAGTCCAAGGGTCGCAAGTTCGAGCGCGCTCGTGGTCGCAGACGCTCTCGTGGCTTCAAGGTCTAAATTTGgttggaagaaaaaatgggCAAGCATCAGGGTGGAGATACTTTTTATCTTCGATTTTCGCTTTATGTATGGGACCTAAATGGGATGGCGTGACTTGATATCATTCGAACCTAAAAATTTCGTGCCTGGACATGGCCAAATTGATGATCTGCTTGACCAATTCATCGTAGCATTGAATCGTGATGACATTTGTGTGTTTATTCTAGTGATCAATAGTAGCCTTGCCCTTTCTATAAAGTGCAACGAAATACGCCTCCTTGCTTTCCTGTAGCACTTATCAGTATGCTTTCTCGTGTATGGATGTACGTGGTTTGGGCTTACTGCTCTAGATGATTCTGGTTTCTCTCTATACACTTCTGAGAAGAGCACTTTGAGCTGCTGTTCCAACGACTTATCCATCGCTCCTGTGTAGAATTTGCAGACAAGATGGCCGCCGGGTTTGAGTGTGTCGCTGGCAAAATGAAGTGCAGCCTCGCAAAGATTCTGCATGTCGTCAGGATCATGTTCTTATCATTTTCCAGTTAGTAGAAGCCTGGGATTTGGTCTTACCATGCTGCCCGCATGATCTCGAGACGCAATGCCGCTCGTGTTCATCAGCCTGTTATAAGGGTTACTTAAACTTCTTGAACTATATCCAGATGCTTGTTCCCATGGTTCTGACATATCACTTAACACGACCTATAACGAGGTCAGCATCGGAGCACAACTATCACTGTTATCAATTACAAGACATGGTTGACGAACATCCACAAGATTTCTCGAAGTCGACTCTGCTGATGTGCTACTAGACGGAGAGCCTGTGGTCTCTGCTGAGTGTCTCTCTCGATCAATGTAGCTCGGCTGGTCGATGATGGTATTTTCTGGCAGCGtatcgccatcttcatcaacatcgtCTCTCCCGGCTTTAGGAGGTCTGTCGCTGTGGCTTTGGGCAATGAACTCCTTGACGAGTTTTTGAACTATCGGGGACAAGAAGTCTCCCTGGAATGCCGCAACACCTTGAGGGGGTTGAGCTGGTATAAGATCGATACCGATAACACGGCCATGAGGTCGAGTGCGATCAACGGCAACCTATAAAGAACATGTGAATCTCCCAGTTTATTCGAATACGGGGGCCGAGACTGGACATGGATACGAAGATACGACATACTTGTGACCAACTGCCGGGCGCATATCcctggagagaagagaacaagtTTTAGAGGCTTGCAATTTGAATTGATGGCCTGATTTATGTATAACTTACTAGATCAACTACAGTTTGATCTTTCTTGAAGAGCTTGTACTTGGAGTCGATCTTTATTCACATTAATACTATGAAAGCTGGTAGAAATGTGAAGACGGGGCAGTCTTGCCTCCAACAGCTTGAAAGCTGCTCTACTTTTGAGTCCCTGAACTTTAGCATGGCGGACATATGCATCGCGACCTTGACGCTGTTTCCATTGAGTcccagaggaagatggccttGCCCCGTTCAGCCGGAGGGCGGAACTCAGAGAAGCGGCGTGTGATGTAAGAACCCAGGGGCGTAGGATTAATCGGAGACTCCGTGGAACAGCCTGATATGGACGTAACATGTTCCCATTCGTAGGATTTTCATGTCAATGGCTGTCGAAAAGGCGTCTCCGAGagtttgtttgctttgggAGAGGTTCAAAGCTTGTAGCTCCATCGCTGAGATCTAGATAAGATAACCATTTACGCAGCCATATGCTAGGTGGGATTATATAATATGGCTTTTACAATATTAAACTACAGCAAGAGACCATGATGATATTATagaatttaataaaatagtCTTATTATTCTGTATTTTTGTATTTAGATCCCATGTATTTTCAAACTTGATGTGGTATAAAATCAGAGAgtaaacaaagcaaaaatTAACTATAAAATATGACATTTAACAACAAAACAATCCCCAAAATCACTTTATTAATTCCTGTTAAATTCTGCTTTACGGAAATTCTTAAATCGCCTTTTAACATATACTTTTTGCCTAAATGCTATTGTGTTTTTGGCTTGTTACTCCTCCAACTGGCTTAGCGTCAAACTTGCTCTGCGGCAAGGCTGCCAATCAGCGTCTCAGGTAGCCACTCACTACCCGACCTTTATGGAGCAATAGTTACTCTCGCTCTTGAGCAGCCAAATTCACCTTCAACTCGCGGCTTGCCGTCCTTCTTCTACTCGCCATATCTTCGATACCCGCCATATTCTACCTTgagagcatcttctctcgtACGAAAACCACCCACCGGACCATCTTTGAAAGTTGCGATCCGCCTGTTCTCTAAAGAATGGCTGTCGTAAGTGCACACTGTTCTCTTCCTGGTCTCTCTCAACCCTGGCTCTCGTGGCAGATCGGGGAGCTGCCCGTTCGGGGTTCCTCTGGATTCCTACACCACAGAAGGCATTTCGCCGTGTCTTTTTTACTCTAGTAGCATCTACCTCGTGTCCTGATGCTACCCTTCCACTTGGAAACTGGGAATGCGGGACGAAACATGGCCGCCCGCATCGCCACACGCCCCTCTACCCACGATTGTTGCTGCGCTGTTCGTTTGGACGTTGAGTTGGCTAACGGTTGCAGCCTCGAGCATATGCCCCTGGCTACATACAAAATGGTGCGACTAGCCTTCCATCGCCTGGAGCAGCGCCTCTCCTACCCAACCAAGGCCGTATCATCCAGACGGGACCCATAAGGATTCTCTGCATTGCAGACGTTAGAGGTATATTGCGGGCATCGTGTTACGGATGACATCCGCTGACATCCCGTCCAGGAAACCTACGATCACTCAACGAGCTTGCCAAACAGGCTCAGGCTGACCACATCATCCACACTGGCGACTTCGGATTCTACGATCACACATCTCTGGAACGGATTGTGGAGAAGACTCTGAAGCACGTAGCACAGTACTCACCACTCATCTCTGAACCAGTCAAGAAGGCTATTCAGCAGGGTGGCCCTGGCTCTGTGAAATCCAGATTCTCTGCAAGCGACCTGCCTCTTTCCGAACTCCCTCTGTTACTCAGTGGAGAGCTGAAGCTCGATGTTCCAGTCTATACCGTCTGGGGTGCTTGTGAGGATGTTCGCGTTCTTGAGAAGTTCAGGTCGTCTGAGTACAAGGTCCACAACCTCCACATCATCGACGAAGCCCGCTCCATGCTGCTGGAAGTAGGTGGTGTAAAGCTCCGACTTCTCGGTCTCGGTGGCGCTGTGGTAATGCATAAATTATTTGATAATGGAGAGGGCCGAACCACTATCGCAGGCGGACAAGGTACCATGTGGACGACCCTGCTGCAGATGGGTGAGCTGGTCGATACTGCCCATCGTGTCTACGATCCTACCGAGACTCGAGTCTTTATTACGCACGCCTCTCCCGCCCGAGAGGGTATACTGAATCAGCTCTCTGTTACTCTGAAGGCGGACTTTTCTATTTCGGCCGGACTCCACTTCAGGTATGGAAGCTCTTACAACGAATTCAGCGTCAATCCTACGTTGGATCACTACCGCGGGAAGCTCGCTGCCTCAAAAGCCTCGTTCAACGACGTTTGGGAAACCGTTCGAGGAGAAGTTGAGCCTGCTATCCAGCAGAACGAGGCCCAGCAAAACCTACTGAAGAATGCCCTGCAAATTGTAGAAAAGATGCCCACAACAGCTGCTGGTGGAAA
This window contains:
- a CDS encoding WD domain, g-beta repeat domain-containing protein, giving the protein MAEQLILKGTLEGHNGWVTSLATSMENPNMLLSGSRDKTLIIWNLTRDETQYGYPKRSLHGHSHIVSDCVISSDGAYALSASWDKTLRLWELATGTTTRRFVGHTNDVLSVSFSADNRQIVSGSRDRTIKLWNTLGDCKYTITDKGHTEWVSCVRFSPNPQNPVIVSSGWDKLVKVWELSSCKLQTDHIGHTGYINTVTISPDGSLCASGGKDGTTMLWDLNESKHLYSLNANDEIHALVFSPNRYWLCAATASSIIIFDLEKKSKVDELKPEFTSVGKKSREPECVSLAWSADGQTLFAGYTDNIIRAWGVMSRA
- a CDS encoding OST3 / OST6 family, transporter family domain-containing protein produces the protein MRILSSIAPLLLLIGGSLAKKAQTDSYEEFNKLAQRSSPIKLNDATYASLTTAPRNHSVAVLLTALETRFGCQLCQEFQPEWDLLGKSWTKGDKTGESRLIFGTLDFADGRETFISLGLQTAPVLMLFNPTVGPHAATSPEPSRYDFTAGPPAAEQVHSWLSRQLPNRPHPAVKRPINWLRWASTITLVLGVGTALVSASSYVLPIIQNRNIWASVSLIAILLFTSGHMFNHIRKVPYIVGDGKGGVSYIAGGFQSQLGLETQIVAAIYGILSFCAITLAVKVPRMADSKTQQVAVVVWSITLFLVYSFLLSVFRVKNGGYPFSLPPFM
- a CDS encoding ribosomal protein 60S l18 and 50S l18e domain-containing protein; its protein translation is MGIDLDRHHVKGTHRKAPKSDNVYLKLLVKLYRFLARRTDAAFNKVVLRRLFMSKINRPPVSLSRIVSNIGKEEKRTVVIVGTVTDDNRLLTFPKATVAALRFTATARARIVAAGGEAITLDQLALRAPTGSNTLILRGPKNSREAVKHFGFGPHKHKKPFVESKGRKFERARGRRRSRGFKV
- a CDS encoding ftsJ-like methyltransferase domain-containing protein → MLRPYQAVPRSLRLILRPWVLTSHAASLSSALRLNGARPSSSGTQWKQRQGRDAYVRHAKVQGLKSRAAFKLLEIDSKYKLFKKDQTVVDLGYAPGSWSQVAVDRTRPHGRVIGIDLIPAQPPQGVAAFQGDFLSPIVQKLVKEFIAQSHSDRPPKAGRDDVDEDGDTLPENTIIDQPSYIDRERHSAETTGSPSSSTSAESTSRNLVDVVLSDMLMNTSGIASRDHAGSMNLCEAALHFASDTLKPGGHLVCKFYTGAMDKSLEQQLKVLFSEVYREKPESSRAESKEAYFVALYRKGKATIDH